The Polyangia bacterium DNA segment GCGACATCCGCGAAAACCTGGGCGAGCTTCTGCGCGACGAAGGGTTCACCGTCGAGGCGGCCTGGAACGGCGCCGAAGCGATGAAGCGCCTGCGCTCGGGCTTCAGGCCCGATCTGATCATCTTGGATCTGATGATGCCGGTGATGGACGGCGCCACGTTTCGTTCCCGGCTGCGCGAAGACAACGGCATGTCGGCGATCCCGGTCATCGGGCTGACGGCTTTTCCGAAGGTCCCGGTCGACTTCAAGTGTCTGATCAAGCCGTTCCGTTTCGACCGATTGATGGACCATATCCGAACCGCGCTGCACTAAAGCCCCCCGCGTCCGGGTGAGTTTCGCCCGCGTCACGACTTTCGCGTGGAGCGGGCGACCCTCCCCGTATAGACTGCGCCGCGGAAGAATCTATGGGCGTTTTCTATCTGTTCAGTAAAGAGGGCCGCGACCAGCGCGCGCGCGAGAAAAACATCGGCCGCGCGGTGAACAAGTGGTCGCAATCCCCGGATCGGATGCGGGCCCTGCAGTCGCTGCGCGACGACGGAACGCCCGACGCCATCTACGGCCTGCTGCGCCGGTTCGGGATGATGTACGACAAGACCATCGAGGACGAGCAGGAGAAGGATTGGGTCTTCGAGATCCTGGTGGAAAAAGGCGCCGGCATCGTCCCGTCCATCCAGAAATATTTGTTCTCCGCTGATTCCATCGCCTGGCCGCTGCGCCTTCTGGACAAGGTGGCCAACAAGGAACAGGAGCTGGAGGTCATAAAAAGCGTCCTTGACCGTCACGAGCCGGGGTACGAGCGCGACCCGACGAAAAAAATTCAGCTGCTGAACCACATGGCCAGCCTGAAGGACGCGCGCATCCCCGGCATGGTGCTGCCTTACCTGGCCGACATGGACGAAGGCGTGCGCTATGCGGCGGTCGAGGCGCTGGTCCGCTCGGGCAGCGAGGAGGTGGCGCGCGAGCCGATGTTGCTGCAGTTCATCGCGCCGACGGAGGACAGCCGCCGCATTCGCATCCGCATCGCCGACGGCTTCGCCGATCTCGGCTGGCTGGTGAAAGGCCACCGCGGCGAAGTGGAGAAGCAGCTGCCCGAACAATTTCAGATCGATCGGGAAGGCCACATCAAGCGCAAGCCCGACGCCCAAAAGAAAGACAGCTAAGCGCGCACCATGCCCAAGCGGAACGACATCAAGACGGTGATGCTGATCGGGTCCGGCCCGATCGTGATCGGACAGGCCTGCGAATTCGACTACTCGGGGACGCAGGGCGTGAAGGCCCTCAAAGAAGAGGGCTACCGCGTGGTGCTGGTGAACTCCAACCCGGCCACCATCATGACCGACCCCGAGCTGGCCGACCGCACCTACGTCGAACCGCTGACCGTCGACGTCTTGACCAGCGTCATCGAACGCGAGCGCCCGGACGCGCTGCTGCCCACGCTGGGCGGGCAGACCGCGCTGAACCTGGCCATCGAGCTGCACAAGGCCGGCGTGCTGGCCAAGTACGGCGTCAAGCTGATCGGCGCCCAGATCGAAGCCATCGAAAAAGCCGAGGACCGCGAGCTGTTCAAGCAGGCAATGCAAAAAATCGGGCTGTCGGTGCCCTTGTCCGGTTACGCCCACTCGCTGACCGAGGCGCGGGCGATCCAGGCCCAGCTGGCGGCGGACACCGGCGTCGGGTACCCGGTGATCTTGCGGCCGTCGTTCACGCTGGGCGGCTCGGGCGCCGCCATCGCCTGGAACGCGCAGGAGTTCGACGACAAGGTGAGCTGGGGCCTGCAGCAAAGCCCACGCGGCGAGGTGCTGGTCGAGCAGTCGGTGCTGGGCTGGAAGGAATACGAGCTTGAGGTGATGCGCGACAGCGCCGACAACGCCGTCATCATCTGCAGCATCGAAAACTTTGACCCGATGGGCGTGCACACCGGCGATTCCATCACCATCGCCCCGGCCATGACCCTCACCGACAAGGAGTACCAGATCATGCGCGACGCCGCGCTGGCGGTGATCCGCGAGATCGGCGTCGAGACCGGCGGGTCGAACATCCAGTTCGCCGTCAATCCCCAGAACGGCAAGATGATCGTCATCGAGATGAACCCGCGCGTCTCGCGTTCGAGCGCCCTGGCCTCGAAGGCCACCGGGTTTCCCATCGCCAAGATCGCCACCAAGCTGGCCATCGGTTACACGCTGCCCGAGGTGCCGAACGACATCACCCGCGAGACGCCGGCCTGCTTCGAGCCGACCATCGACTACGTGGTCACCAAGGTGCCGCGCTTCGCCTTCGAGAAATTTCCCGGCGCCGACAGCGAGCTTGGCCCGCAGATGAAGTCCGTCGGCGAGGTGATGGCCATCGGCCGCACCTTCAAGGAGTCTTTCGGCAAGGCGCTGCGCTCGCTGGAGATCGGCCGGTGGGGGTTGGATCTGGATCGGGTTCCGCCGCTCGAGGATTTGAAGCGGGCCATCGTGCGGCCGGGACCCGATCGCTTGTGGCAGCTGGCCGAGGCGATGCGCGCGGGTCTGTCCAACGCCGAAGCGTTCGAGCTGACCAAGATCGATCCCTGGTTTCTGGCTCACCTGCGGCAGATGCTGGACGAGGACGAGGCGGCGCGGATAGACGGTGCGAAGCTGGGCGAAAGGGCCCTGGACGACGGCGTGTCGCTGGCCCGGCGCAAGCGCCTCGGCCTGTCAGACCGGCGGCTGATGAAGCTTTACGGCGTGTCCGAGGAGGCCGTCCGCCAGGCCCGGCTCAAGCATGGCGTGCGGCCGGTCTTCAAGCGCGTCGACACCTGCGCCGCCGAATTCGAGGCCCACACGCCGTACATGTACTCGACGTACGAGACGCCCACCGAGGAGTCCGTCGACGGCCAGCCGCTGACCGCCGTCGAGACCGAGTGCCGGCCGACGCAAAAGAAGAAGATCGCCATCCTGGGCGGCGGCCCCAACCGCATCGGCCAGGGGATCGAGTTCGATTACTGCTGCGTCCACGCCGTGCAAGCGCTGCGCGAAGACGGCTACGAGACCATCATGATCAACTGCAACCCTGAAACCGTCTCGACCGATTACGACACGGCCGATCGGTTGTACTTCGAGCCGCTGACCCGCGAGGATGTTCTGGAGATCCTGGACGCCGAGAAGCCGGAAGGGATCATCGTGCAGTTCGGCGGGCAGACGCCGCTGCGCCTGGCGGTGCCGCTGATGAAGGCGGGCGTGAACCTGCTGGGCACCAGCGCCGACGCCATCGATCGGGCGGAGGATCGCCAGCGCTTCGGCGAATTGTTGCGGAAGCTCGACCTGCGGGCGCCGGCCTGGGGCACGGCGCGGGGCCTCGGCGAGGCGCGCCAGATCGCCGACCGCATCGGGTACCCGGTGATGGTGCGACCGTCGTACGTTCTCGGCGGGCGAGCGATGGAGATCGTCCACGATCCGTCGGGCCTGGCCGAGTTCGTGCTGACCGCCATGGAGGCCTCGCGCCGCGAGAGCTTGTCAGCGCACGCGGGCGAGGAGGACGCGCCCATCCTGATCGATCAGTTCTTGCCCGACGCCATCGAGGTCGACGTCGACGTGGTGGCCGACGGCACCGATCAGGTGATCGGCGGCGTGATGGAACACATCGAAGAGGCGGGCGTGCACTCGGGCGATTCGGCGTGCAGCTTGCCGCCGTTCTCGCTGCCGCCGGAGACCGTCGAGGCGATCAAGACGCAAGCGAAGGCGCTGGCCCGGGAGCTCGGCGTGCGCGGCCTGATGAACGTACAGTTCGCCGTGCCGCGCGACGGGCGCGGCATCTTCATCCTTGAGGTGAACCCCCGCGCCTCGCGCACGGTGCCGTTCGTGTCCAAGGTGACCGGCGTGCCGCTGGCCAAGGTGGCGGCGCGCATCGCCGTCGGCAAGACGTTAAAAGAGATGGGCATCCGCGAGGTCACGCACAAGCACGTGGCCGTCAAGGAAGCGGTCTTCCCCTTCGCGAAGTTCGCCGGCGTGGACACGCTGCTGGGCCCGGAGATGCGCTCGACCGGCGAGGTGATGGGCATCGACAAGACCTTCGCCGCCGCTTTCGGCAAAAGCCAGATCGGCGCCGGCACCAAGCTGCCCAGCAGCGGCCGGGTGTTTCTGTCGGTGCAGGACAGTGACAAGGGGGGCGCGGTGGCCGTGGTGAAAGGTCTCAAGGACCTGGGCTTTGAAGTGGTGGCCACCGCCGGCACGCACGCTTACCTGGCATCGGCGGGCGTCGAGGTGGAACGCGTGAACAAGGTGCGCGAGGGCCGGCCGCACATCATCGACCGCATGCTGGACGGCGACATCCAGATCGTCGTCAACACCACCGCCGGCGCGGTGGCGATCAAGGATTCCTTTCCGATCCGCCGCACCGCGCTGGTGCGCGGCATTCCGTATTACACGACTTTGTCGGCCGCGCGGGCGATGGTGGGCGCGCTGGCCGAGCTGCGGTCGGGGCGGATGAGCGTTCGTTCACTGCAGGAGTACCAGAGCGATGGCTAAATACCCGTTAACGCCACGCGGACAGCAAACCCTGCGCGAAGAATTGAAACGCCTGCGCGAGGTCGAACGCCCGAAGAACGTTCTCGACATCGAAGAGGCGCGCGCCCACGGCGATCTGCGCGAAAACGCCGAATTTCACGCGGCCAAGGAGAGACAGGGTTTCATTGAAGGACGCTCGCGCGATATCGATTCCATCTTGGCCCAGGCCGAGGTGATCGATCCGGGCAAGCTATCGGGCGAGCGGGTGGTCTTCGGCGCCACGGTCAGACTGACCGACACCGACAGCGGCGACGAGAGCACCTATTCGATCGTCGGCGACTTCGAAGCGGACATCAAACTGGGGCGCATCGCCATCTCGGCGCCGCTGGCCCGGGCCCTCATCGGGAAAGATCAGGGCGACACTGTCACCCTGCGGACGGCCAAGGGCTCGCGCGAATATCAGATCAGCGAAGTGCGGTTCGAGCCGCAGGAGTAGTGCGCTATCGCGGGTGGTGCGTGATTGCGTGGCGAAGTCGGCTTCGCCATCGCGCTTCGCCTATACCAACGATTGAGCGGTGGATCCGGATCCGTTCGATACACACGACCGTCGCTCTTGTTGCCAGCCGGCGCAGCGTGGGCGGGTGGCGCGGAGTCGAGGGGACCCAGCGGGTTGGCTCGTCGGGCCGCGTCCCTCGGCGCCACGAATTCAGAGGTCGCGTGGTCTAGGATCACGAACGCCAGCCCGACGAGCCAACCCGCTGGGAAGGCGTCCACGCAGTGACAGGACCCACCCACGCGTAGCCGGCGCACGCCGCAACAAGCTTGCCTGACTGGTTAGTGCGCGCCCGCGGTGCGAAGAGGGCGGAAGAACGCGCGGATCTCGTCGACCAGTAACTCGGGCTCTTCCATGGCCGCGAAGTGTCCGCCGCGCGGCATGACGGTCCAGCGCTGGACGTCGTAGAACCGGCGGGCCCACTCCTCGGGCGGGTTCGAGAGATCTTTCGGAAACAGCGCGAACCCGGCCGGGACCTTCGCGCCATGGGTCCACTCCTTGGCCCTCTCCACGATCCAGCGCAGCACGCTGGCATGCAGCAGATCGTAGTACGGCAGGAACGATGAGCCGATGGTCTCGGTCACCCAATAGGTCGTCACGTTGGTCAGCAGTTCGTCCTTGGTGAAGCGCCGTTCGACGCGGTCACCACAATCGCTCCAGCGCTGGAATTTTTCCACCAGCCAGGCGGCCAAACCAACCGGCGAATCGTTCAACGAATCAGCCAGTGTTTGCGGGCGTGAACCTTGAATCATCGCGTACGCCCCTTGGCGCATCGGGAACTGCTGGTTGGCGTCCAGGAAGGCATCTTCGGCTGGGCTGGGATCGGCCGGACGCTGGAAGGCGTGCCAGAACGGGACGTCGGTCAGGTGAATACCGACCACGCACGAGGGATGACTGCGCGCCAGGTGTTCAGTGACAGTGCTGCCCCAGTCGCCGCCGTGCGCGCCGAAGCGCTGGTAACCGAGCTCGTCGGTCATCAGCTTGTGCCACAGATCGCCGACGTGAAAGATGCCGCCGGCTTTCTTGCTGTTCGGCGGGTCGGAGAAGGCATAGCCCGGCAGGCTGGGCACCACGACGTCGAACGCGTCGCGCGCGTCGCCGCCGTGCGCCGCCGGGTTCGTCAGCAACGGGATCACCTTCAAGAAGCGCAGGAACGAATCCGGAAAACCGTGCGTCAGCAGCAACGGCAGCGGCGCCGGCCCCTGCCCGCGCTGGTGAATGAAGTGCACGGCGGCATCGCCGATGGTGGCGCGAAACTGGGGATGGCGATTGATCAGCGCCTCCTGCTCCCGCCAGTTGAAGTTCAGGCGCCAGTAGGCGATGAGCTCTCGCAAATAGTGCGGGTTCATCCCGGCGTCCCAGGTGTCGGCGCCCTGCCCTTCGGGGTCGAGGCGCGCGCTTGCCAGCCGCGACGCCAGATCGTCCAGCGTGGCCTGCGGAACGGCGACTTCAAAAGGCTGGAGCGACATGAGGGATGGCCAGCGGGTCAACGGGCTGCGGTTCAGCCCGGCCTTGGGGAGCGTTTAGAGATTGGAAAAAATCGATGACGTCGTCGGCATAAAGCTCGGGTTGTTCCAGGGCGGCGAAATGTCCGCCCTGCGGCATTGCCGTCCATTGGCGCACGTTCAACGTGCGCTCGGCGAAGCGACGTGGCGGGATGCCGCCGAGGTCTTTCGGAAACAGCGCCAGCCCGACCGGGACCTCCACCCGATCGGCCGCCGTCAGCGATGGCGCGCGCGCCTCGGTGTAGTAATTGAAGATCGACGCGCCGATGGTTTGCGTCACCCAGTACAGCATGATGTTTGTCAGCAGGTCGTCCTTGCCGATCAGCTGATCCAGCGGACCATCGACCCAGGAATGAAAGCGGTCGACAATCCACGAAGCCAAACCCACCGGCGAATCGTTGAGCCCGGCGGCCAGGCTGCGCGGCCCGGTCATCTGCACCAGGGCATAAGCGCCGTCGGCCATCCGCGCCTTGTTCAGGCCGTCCAAATATTTGTGTTCGGCCTTGGAGACTTTTGCCGGGTCGACATTGAAGGCGTGCCAGCCGAGATCGGTGAGGTGAATGCCGATCACCGACTCTGGATGTTCGATGGCCAGGATCTGCGCCAGGACGCTGCCGCCATCGCCGCCGGCCACCGCGAACCTTTGATAGCCCAGGATGACCGTCATGAGACGCCAGATCAGGTTGGCGCTGGCCCGCGCTGACTGGTCGCGGTTGACGCGGGGGACGGCGCCGGTGAAGGCGAAGCCCGGCAGCGAGGGAACCACCACGTCGAAGGATTCGCCGGCGAGTTCACCGGGCTCCTCGCCTTCTTCGTCGGGGTTGGCAAAGCGCGGGATCACCTTGTGAAAACGATGGAACGAATCCGGCCAACCGTGCAGCAGCAGCAGCGGTGTGCGCCGCGCGCCGCGTCCCTGAACGTGCACGAAATGAAGGCGCGCGCCGGCGACCTCGGCCGTGAACTGCGGCAGCGCGTTCAGCTTGGCTTCTTCGGCCCGCCAGTCATATCGGGTCAGCCAATGATCGACCAGGTCGCGCAGGTAGCGGTCGCTGGTGCCAGCTTGCCAGGCCGCCGACTCGCCCCTGGTCGTCCAGCGGGTCCGTCGCAGCCGCGCGAACAGATCGTCGAGCACCGCCTGCTCGACCTGGATTCGAAAAGGCCTGACGTCCATCCCACGTCAAAACCTAAATCTTGGCGCGCGTCCGTCAACCGGCGTTCCGATCGCCTCGACCTTCCACGAAGGCCATTCGGCGAAGGCAATTTGGTGAAGGCTAGTCGGCGGCGGTCTCGGCGGGAGCAGCTTCGGTGGGGACGTCGGTGCTGGCATCTTCGGCGGTGTCGGCGGCGTCTTCGGCGGTGTCGGCGAACGCGCTGTCGCTGCTGGCGTCGGTCTCGTCGGTTTCGGCGGACGCGGCGTCGGAAACATCCTCGCCTGCATCGGTCTCGCCGGTGTCAACCGGGGCGCCGGAATCGACTGGGGTGGTGTTTATCGGCGCGCAGATGCCGCCCCCGTTGTCGGCGGTGATGTTGCTGCAAAAATCGCCGTCCTGGCAGTCGCGGTTGACCTCGCAGCGATCGCCCGTGCCTTGTTTGCAGCCGCACACGAAAACCGCCAGGGCGAAGGCGAAACCAGCGAAGGACAGCGAATGTCTGGCCATGGAAGACGGTTGGGTTAACACGTGACGTGAGATTCGTAAAGCGCCCTCCTGGTTGCCCGGAAAGTGGGATAGCGTGCGGCCATGGCCCATTCCCCCGTCGCCAGCCGCCGCGGCCCGCTCTTCGGGGCGGTGCTGATGGTGCTGGGCATCGCCGCCGTCCCGCGCGCGGCCGTCCCGCAAGCGGCTGCGCCCAGCGAAAAGTCCGCCCCGCCAAAACGAGCGTCCGGCAAGAAGACCGCCGCCGAGAAGGAAGCCCAGACCTTCCTGGACACCGTCACGCCGCTGCTCTTGCCGGCGTCGACCACCTTCGCCCAGATCGACTGGGTCGCCGCCACCGACGCCACCGCCGACCACGTCGCCGAACGCACCGGCGCCGGGCGCGTCACCGCCACGTTGACCGGCGCCAAGCTGATCATCGATCGCAGCAAGGCGCTGCTGGCGCGGGCCAAGGATCTCGACGACCTGACGGCGCGACAGCTGCGCCGCCTGCTGCTGGCGGCGGCGGAGAACCCGGCCACCATCCCGGACGTGGTGGCCAAGCGTGTGGCCGCCGAATCCAAACAAGCCGGCCTGCTGGACAGCTATACGTTCTGCCTGAAGCCGAGGGCGGGCGGCGGCTGCGCGCGCCCCACCACCGCCAACGAGATCGACAACCTGCTCCGGCGCTCGCGCGATCTGGGCGAGCGGCAGCGGGCCTGGAACGCCTCCAAGGAGATCGGCCGGCCGCTGAAACCGGGACTGGTCGAGCTGCAGACCCTGCGCAACCAGGTGGCGCGCGAGATGGGGTACGCGTCGTACTTCGCGCTGACCGTCGCCGACTATGAGATGACCGTCGACGAGATGATGACGCTGCTGGACGCCTCTTTGGAGACGACGCGGCCGCTGTTCGACGGCCTGCACTGCCTGGCCAAAAATATCCTGGCGGCGCGTTTCAAGCGGCCGGTCCCGCCGACCACCATCCCCGCCCACTGGCTGGGCGATCGCTGGGCCCAGACCTGGCCGGGCCTGGTCGACGAGGTGAACCTGGACGCGCTGTTCAAAGGCGCCGCCCCCGAGACCATCGTCAAAAGCGCGGAGAGCTTTTACGTCTCGCTGGGCTTTCCCAAGCTGCCGGCGTCGTTCTGGGCGCAGTCGGATCTGTACCCTGTGCCGCCGTCGTCGCCGCGCAAGAAGAACGCCCATGCTTCGGCCTGGCACATCGACCACGCCCTGGATGTGCGTTCGCTGATGAGCGTCGAGCCGAACGCGCAGTGGTTCGAGACCGCCCACCATGAGCTCGGGCACATCTATTACTTCCTGTCGTACAGCACGCCCGACGTGCCGCCGCTGTTGCGCGAGGGCGCCAACCGCGCCTTTCACGAAGCGATCGGCGAGCTGGGAGCGCTGGCCAGCCAGGAGACGCCGTACCTGCTCAAGGTCGGCGTGCTGCCGCCCGGCAAGGAACCCGACCCGACGCGCTGGCTGCTGCAGTCCGGCCTGGAGTCGATCGTGCTTCTGCAGTGGGCCGCCGGCACCGTCAGCCATTTCGAGCGCGACCTGTACCAGAATGATCTGCCGCCCGCCGACTGGCAGAAACGCTGGTGGGAATACGTCGCCCAGTACCAGGGCGTCGCCCCGCCCGCCCCGCGCCCCGACGACGCCTGCGACGCCTGCACCAAGACCCACCTCAGCGACGATCCGGCCCGTTATTACGATTATGCGCTGGCCACGCTGATCAAATTCCAGCTGCACGATCACATCTGCACGAAGATCCTCAAGCAGGACGTGCGCGCCTGCGATTATTCAGGCAGCAAAGAGGTCGGTGATTTTCTCCGCGGCATCATGAAGCTGGGCGCCACCCGCGACTGGCGGACCGTCATCAAAGACGCCACCGGCGAAGCCATCTCGGCCCGCGCGATGATGTCGTTCTACGAGCCGCTGACCGCCGAGCTGGCCAAGCGCAACGCCGGCAAAGACTGCGTGCGCTAGCGCCCCGCTACGGCTGTATATCGTGGGCGGCCCTGACCCGCACCTGGATCGCTTGCAGCTCGGTCAGGGTGTCTTCAAAGACCGCCTTCATCATTTCGGCCTGGCCGGTGGCCTGGTCCACGTCGGTGCCGCCGCTTTTTCCCAGGCCGGCGACGAATTCATTTACCTGCTTGAGGTCGTCTTTGGCCACTTCGATGTAGTCAGTGATGCAATTGCTCAGGCGAAAGCGCAGCCGGCCAAGATAGGTGCTGTGCGGCTGGGTGGCGTAGTTTCCGCGCCCCGGGTAAAGACCCTGCACATAAAGCTCCATCGAGCCGCCATTCATCAAGGCGTTATAGGCGACCGGCCATTTGTCCCAGAGCTGTTCGAACGTGGCCGACGTGCCGGCTTCGATCGTCGAATACGCGGCAAAGTCGGCCGGCACCGCCGTCAGCCTTCCGTTCACCACCTCGTGATTGGTCGAGCGATGAAACGATCCGGCGTCGCCGCCACCCATCACGTTGCCAGGATTATTGCCCGCCGGGTCGATGGTGTAACCGGCCTGTTCGGCCAACCACTGCGACAGGATCAGCAAGAACCGATAATCCAGATACAGCGGATCGCGGGCCGTGCTGCGTTTTTCGATTTCGCGGGTCAACAGATTGGCCAGCGCCTTTAACAGATCTTTCTTCTTACGGACATTCGTTCGCAACGACCAGTGCTCAAGCCCCATGACAGTCCCCCTCGTTTCAATCAGTCCACCCGTTACGGGTAGGTCAATCCATAACCGTAAGCGAACAGCGGATCGTAGGTCGCATCGCCAAAGTTGATCGGAATCTGCGCCATCGTCCGCGGCCAGGACTGCGGCAGCTTTCCCGTCGGTTTGGCGTCGCCAAAAAGGATATCGGCAATGCCCTCGCCTTCCGTACCCGGCAGCCAGGCGGCGATCACCGCGTCGGCCAGTGGCAAGATCTTGTCCAGTAACAAGGGCCGCCCGCTGATCAGGATGACCACCGTCTTCAATCCGGCGTCTTTCATGGCCTGGATTGCCGCCAGATCGTCGGCGGCGATGCTCAGGTCGGCTTTGTCGCCTTCCCACTCGGCGTAAGGCGTCTCGCCGATGACCGCAATCCCGACTGTCGCGCCGGCCCCGCCCGAACCGTTCAGCGCGTAGGTGACTTTCGCCGGCGTCACCACGTCACCGATCGCCTTTCGTACCGTGGTCCCCACCGCGCCGGCCGAGCCCTGCCAGGTGATCGTCCAGCCGCCACACTGGTTGGCCATGTTGTCGGCGTTTTTTCCGCCCAGATGAACGCGAGCGATCGTCTTTGGCAATGGCAACAAGCTGTTGTCGTTCTTCAGCAGCACCAGTGATTCGCGCACCGCTTGCCGGCCCACCGCGCGATGGTCGGCCGAGCCCAGCGCCGCCGTCAACGTGCGGTCGACCTTCCCGGTCACATCAAACAGACCCATCATGCATTTGGTCATCAGGATGCGGCTGACGGCGTCGTCGATGCGCGTCTGCGGGACGCGCGCCGGCACCAGGCTTTTGACCAGCGCGATCTGCGCCGCCAGCGCGCGGCTGCCACCGGACAACATCATCAAATCGATCCCGGCGTTCAGGCCGGTGGTGTATTTGTCTTCGACGGCGGCGCCGGGGACGGTCTCGTCGATCCCGTCATAGTCCGAGATGACGAATCCTTTGAAGCCCAGCGTCCCCTTCAGCGTGTCGGTCAGCAGCTTGCCGTCGGCGTGACCGCGCAACCCGTTCCACATCGACACCGTGGCCATCACCGCGCCCACGCCCGCCGACACCAGCGACTGGTACGGCTTGACGTGAACGGCCATCATCGTCGCCTGATCGATCTGCGCGTCGCCGCGATCGATCAGGCCCGGGTTGACGTCCGCCTCGTTGGCGGTGCCCCACTTCGTGCCACCGTCGCCGGCAAAGTGCTTGGCCGAGCCAATCACCGCCACCTTCCCGCTGCCGATCGATCGTCGTCTTCGCGTATTCGAGAAGATCTCGTACCGCCACAGGGAGGAACAAGCAAGGTCGGCCCCGGCTACAATCCAGCGCTCCAAAACTTTCTTGATCGATCGTGGCGTCCACAGGTGGCGCGTCACGCGTCAGATAGTCTCGACCGAACGGTACGAAGGCTGCAGGAGTTCGTTGCTACTTGAGCCGAGCTTACCTTGGGAGGGCTGCCCAACCCGGCGTTGAACCCGACGGCCGCTTGC contains these protein-coding regions:
- the carB gene encoding carbamoyl-phosphate synthase large subunit → MPKRNDIKTVMLIGSGPIVIGQACEFDYSGTQGVKALKEEGYRVVLVNSNPATIMTDPELADRTYVEPLTVDVLTSVIERERPDALLPTLGGQTALNLAIELHKAGVLAKYGVKLIGAQIEAIEKAEDRELFKQAMQKIGLSVPLSGYAHSLTEARAIQAQLAADTGVGYPVILRPSFTLGGSGAAIAWNAQEFDDKVSWGLQQSPRGEVLVEQSVLGWKEYELEVMRDSADNAVIICSIENFDPMGVHTGDSITIAPAMTLTDKEYQIMRDAALAVIREIGVETGGSNIQFAVNPQNGKMIVIEMNPRVSRSSALASKATGFPIAKIATKLAIGYTLPEVPNDITRETPACFEPTIDYVVTKVPRFAFEKFPGADSELGPQMKSVGEVMAIGRTFKESFGKALRSLEIGRWGLDLDRVPPLEDLKRAIVRPGPDRLWQLAEAMRAGLSNAEAFELTKIDPWFLAHLRQMLDEDEAARIDGAKLGERALDDGVSLARRKRLGLSDRRLMKLYGVSEEAVRQARLKHGVRPVFKRVDTCAAEFEAHTPYMYSTYETPTEESVDGQPLTAVETECRPTQKKKIAILGGGPNRIGQGIEFDYCCVHAVQALREDGYETIMINCNPETVSTDYDTADRLYFEPLTREDVLEILDAEKPEGIIVQFGGQTPLRLAVPLMKAGVNLLGTSADAIDRAEDRQRFGELLRKLDLRAPAWGTARGLGEARQIADRIGYPVMVRPSYVLGGRAMEIVHDPSGLAEFVLTAMEASRRESLSAHAGEEDAPILIDQFLPDAIEVDVDVVADGTDQVIGGVMEHIEEAGVHSGDSACSLPPFSLPPETVEAIKTQAKALARELGVRGLMNVQFAVPRDGRGIFILEVNPRASRTVPFVSKVTGVPLAKVAARIAVGKTLKEMGIREVTHKHVAVKEAVFPFAKFAGVDTLLGPEMRSTGEVMGIDKTFAAAFGKSQIGAGTKLPSSGRVFLSVQDSDKGGAVAVVKGLKDLGFEVVATAGTHAYLASAGVEVERVNKVREGRPHIIDRMLDGDIQIVVNTTAGAVAIKDSFPIRRTALVRGIPYYTTLSAARAMVGALAELRSGRMSVRSLQEYQSDG
- a CDS encoding HEAT repeat domain-containing protein; translated protein: MGVFYLFSKEGRDQRAREKNIGRAVNKWSQSPDRMRALQSLRDDGTPDAIYGLLRRFGMMYDKTIEDEQEKDWVFEILVEKGAGIVPSIQKYLFSADSIAWPLRLLDKVANKEQELEVIKSVLDRHEPGYERDPTKKIQLLNHMASLKDARIPGMVLPYLADMDEGVRYAAVEALVRSGSEEVAREPMLLQFIAPTEDSRRIRIRIADGFADLGWLVKGHRGEVEKQLPEQFQIDREGHIKRKPDAQKKDS
- a CDS encoding epoxide hydrolase, which codes for MDVRPFRIQVEQAVLDDLFARLRRTRWTTRGESAAWQAGTSDRYLRDLVDHWLTRYDWRAEEAKLNALPQFTAEVAGARLHFVHVQGRGARRTPLLLLHGWPDSFHRFHKVIPRFANPDEEGEEPGELAGESFDVVVPSLPGFAFTGAVPRVNRDQSARASANLIWRLMTVILGYQRFAVAGGDGGSVLAQILAIEHPESVIGIHLTDLGWHAFNVDPAKVSKAEHKYLDGLNKARMADGAYALVQMTGPRSLAAGLNDSPVGLASWIVDRFHSWVDGPLDQLIGKDDLLTNIMLYWVTQTIGASIFNYYTEARAPSLTAADRVEVPVGLALFPKDLGGIPPRRFAERTLNVRQWTAMPQGGHFAALEQPELYADDVIDFFQSLNAPQGRAEPQPVDPLAIPHVAPAF
- a CDS encoding epoxide hydrolase; protein product: MSLQPFEVAVPQATLDDLASRLASARLDPEGQGADTWDAGMNPHYLRELIAYWRLNFNWREQEALINRHPQFRATIGDAAVHFIHQRGQGPAPLPLLLTHGFPDSFLRFLKVIPLLTNPAAHGGDARDAFDVVVPSLPGYAFSDPPNSKKAGGIFHVGDLWHKLMTDELGYQRFGAHGGDWGSTVTEHLARSHPSCVVGIHLTDVPFWHAFQRPADPSPAEDAFLDANQQFPMRQGAYAMIQGSRPQTLADSLNDSPVGLAAWLVEKFQRWSDCGDRVERRFTKDELLTNVTTYWVTETIGSSFLPYYDLLHASVLRWIVERAKEWTHGAKVPAGFALFPKDLSNPPEEWARRFYDVQRWTVMPRGGHFAAMEEPELLVDEIRAFFRPLRTAGAH
- a CDS encoding M2 family metallopeptidase — its product is MAHSPVASRRGPLFGAVLMVLGIAAVPRAAVPQAAAPSEKSAPPKRASGKKTAAEKEAQTFLDTVTPLLLPASTTFAQIDWVAATDATADHVAERTGAGRVTATLTGAKLIIDRSKALLARAKDLDDLTARQLRRLLLAAAENPATIPDVVAKRVAAESKQAGLLDSYTFCLKPRAGGGCARPTTANEIDNLLRRSRDLGERQRAWNASKEIGRPLKPGLVELQTLRNQVAREMGYASYFALTVADYEMTVDEMMTLLDASLETTRPLFDGLHCLAKNILAARFKRPVPPTTIPAHWLGDRWAQTWPGLVDEVNLDALFKGAAPETIVKSAESFYVSLGFPKLPASFWAQSDLYPVPPSSPRKKNAHASAWHIDHALDVRSLMSVEPNAQWFETAHHELGHIYYFLSYSTPDVPPLLREGANRAFHEAIGELGALASQETPYLLKVGVLPPGKEPDPTRWLLQSGLESIVLLQWAAGTVSHFERDLYQNDLPPADWQKRWWEYVAQYQGVAPPAPRPDDACDACTKTHLSDDPARYYDYALATLIKFQLHDHICTKILKQDVRACDYSGSKEVGDFLRGIMKLGATRDWRTVIKDATGEAISARAMMSFYEPLTAELAKRNAGKDCVR
- the greA gene encoding transcription elongation factor GreA, whose protein sequence is MAKYPLTPRGQQTLREELKRLREVERPKNVLDIEEARAHGDLRENAEFHAAKERQGFIEGRSRDIDSILAQAEVIDPGKLSGERVVFGATVRLTDTDSGDESTYSIVGDFEADIKLGRIAISAPLARALIGKDQGDTVTLRTAKGSREYQISEVRFEPQE
- a CDS encoding response regulator, with protein sequence MPATKVNSSENQPTMTRTVMIVDDDRDIRENLGELLRDEGFTVEAAWNGAEAMKRLRSGFRPDLIILDLMMPVMDGATFRSRLREDNGMSAIPVIGLTAFPKVPVDFKCLIKPFRFDRLMDHIRTALH